In a single window of the Candidatus Poribacteria bacterium genome:
- the rpmI gene encoding 50S ribosomal protein L35, whose protein sequence is MPKMKTHKGAAKRFKFTSKGKIRRNRAYAGHLFISKSAKRKRRLRQATLVDPSNAKRLKRLIHQ, encoded by the coding sequence ATGCCGAAAATGAAAACACATAAAGGTGCGGCAAAACGTTTCAAGTTCACGTCGAAAGGCAAAATTCGCCGTAATCGCGCATACGCAGGACACCTGTTTATTTCAAAATCAGCAAAACGCAAACGCAGATTGCGCCAGGCGACTCTTGTTGATCCGAGCAACGCGAAACGCTTGAAACGCCTCATTCATCAATAA